In the Blautia coccoides genome, AAGGAAATGCTCCTGAGAAGTACGATCAAGGCAGCCGCTATGAGATAAATGCCGACACAGCTCCAGATACAGAATTGTTTTTCTCTTCTTTTCCTGTTCTCCGCTGCAAGTTCCTGCTGCTGCTTTTCCAGCATCTCTGTCTTTATGGATAACTGATCCAATTCTGATGGCTTCAGCAGATGGTCAGTGCTTACCTGAAAGATTTCGCTGAGAGCCACAAGTTTTTCCAATTCCGGTACAGACTGACCCGACTCCCATTTTGAAACCGACTGTCTGGAGACATTGAGCTTTTCTGCCAGCTCCTCCTGAGTAAAACCATTTGCCTTTCTTAACTGCAGTATTTTTTCTGATACATCCATTTTGTGTTACCTCCTTTTCTTTCCCCAACTATACCAAACAGGACGGTTGCACTCCAGCAACCCTGC is a window encoding:
- a CDS encoding helix-turn-helix domain-containing protein; this encodes MDVSEKILQLRKANGFTQEELAEKLNVSRQSVSKWESGQSVPELEKLVALSEIFQVSTDHLLKPSELDQLSIKTEMLEKQQQELAAENRKRREKQFCIWSCVGIYLIAAALIVLLRSISFENNFLWNIFPGFTLPFIVLAAATAGAIIVCLRHRNRHDSEAYK